The following coding sequences are from one Haliotis asinina isolate JCU_RB_2024 chromosome 3, JCU_Hal_asi_v2, whole genome shotgun sequence window:
- the LOC137279011 gene encoding uncharacterized protein has protein sequence MPRLRQIERERAVGMAQQGANNAVIARTFGCSRKTVTQLMQRLRQAGSTSDGPRSGRPRVTTPAEDRRIRKIHLRNRFVTATSTATTALGHRISRHTVYRRLRERGIRAHHPYRGVHRTLQHRRRLRWARRVL, from the coding sequence ATGCCACGTTTGAGGCAGATAGAAAGAGAGAGAGCTGTGGGAATGGCGCAACAGGGAGCCAACAACGCCGTCATTGCAAGAACCTTCGGCTGTTCCCGAAAAACTGTGACGCAACTTATGCAGCGTTTGAGGCAGGCAGGCAGTACATCAGACGGGCCTAGGAGTGGTCGACCACGTGTCACAACGCCAGCTGAGGACCGCCGCATCAGGAAAATTCATCTGAGGAATCGTTTTGTGACGGCGACGTCAACGGCAACGACGGCACTGGGACACCGCATCAGTCGACACACAGTGTACCGACGACTAAGAGAACGTGGTATTCGAGCACATCACCCCTACCGTGGTGTGCACCGCACTCTTCAACACCGACGTCGGCTGAGATGGGCTAGGCGAGTTTTATGA